The genomic segment CGGGTTTGCTGGAGAACCCAGATTCCTTGGAAGACCAACTGGCTGCAGCACAAGAGGACATCGTCCTTGAAGGTGAAGAGGACAATAACTCTCTGAACTGGACAGTCATTATCCCAGCACTGGTGGTTGTGTTAGCCACAGTAGTCTGGGGTATTGGATTTAAAGACAGTTTTACTAATTTTGCAAGCTCAGCCCTGTCAACAGTCGTTGACAATCTTGGCTGGGCTTTTGTTCTTTTTGGCACAATATTTGTGTTCTTTGCCGTGGTTATCGCTGTCAGTAAATTCGGTACGATTCGCTTAGGCCGCATTGATGAAGCACCAGAGTTTCGCACGGTGTCATGGATTTCCATGATGTTTGCTGCAGGTATGGGTATTGGTTTGATGTTCTACGGAACCACAGAACCTTTAACCTTCTACCGCAATGGTGTACCTGGACATGATGAACACAATGTTGGCGTTGCTATGTCCTCGACAATGTTCCACTGGACCTTGCATCCATGGGCTATCTACGCAATTGTGGGCCTAGCCATTGCCTATTCGACCTTCCGAGTGGGCCGTAAACAGCTTCTAAGCTCTGCATTCGTGCCACTCATTGGTGAAAAAGGTGCAGAAGGATGGTTGGGCAAGCTCATCGACATCCTGGCGATTATCGCCACAGTATTCGGCACCGCATGTTCCCTTGGCCTGGGTGCGCTGCAGATCGGTGCAGGACTTTCCGCAGCCAACATCATTGAAGATCCAAGCGATTGGACCATCATCGGCATTGTGTCCGTGTTGACCCTGGCCTTCATTCTGTCTGCTATTTCTGGTGTGGGCAAGGGAATCCAGTACCTCTCCAACGCCAACATGGTTCTGGCAGCTCTGCTCGCGATTTTCGTGTTCGTTGTCGGACCAACCGTGTCGATTTTGAACCTGCTGCCAGGTTCTATTGGCAACTACCTGTCCAACTTCTTCCAAATGGCAGGCCGCACTGCCATGAGTGCCGACGGCACAGCAGGTGAGTGGCTAGGTAGCTGGACCATCTTCTACTGGGCATGGTGGATCTCTTGGTCACCATTCGTAGGAATGTTCTTGGCACGTATTTCCCGTGGCCGCTCCATCCGTGAGTTCATCCTGGGCGTGTTGCTCGTCCCAGCAGGTGTGTCCACCGTATGGTTCTCCAT from the Corynebacterium crudilactis genome contains:
- the betP gene encoding glycine betaine transporter BetP; the protein is MTTSDPNSKPIVEDAQPEQITATEELAGLLENPDSLEDQLAAAQEDIVLEGEEDNNSLNWTVIIPALVVVLATVVWGIGFKDSFTNFASSALSTVVDNLGWAFVLFGTIFVFFAVVIAVSKFGTIRLGRIDEAPEFRTVSWISMMFAAGMGIGLMFYGTTEPLTFYRNGVPGHDEHNVGVAMSSTMFHWTLHPWAIYAIVGLAIAYSTFRVGRKQLLSSAFVPLIGEKGAEGWLGKLIDILAIIATVFGTACSLGLGALQIGAGLSAANIIEDPSDWTIIGIVSVLTLAFILSAISGVGKGIQYLSNANMVLAALLAIFVFVVGPTVSILNLLPGSIGNYLSNFFQMAGRTAMSADGTAGEWLGSWTIFYWAWWISWSPFVGMFLARISRGRSIREFILGVLLVPAGVSTVWFSIFGGTAIVFEQNGQSIWGEGAAEEQLFGLLHALPGGQIMGIIAMILLGTFFITSADSASTVMGTMSQHGQLDANKWVTAAWGVATAAIGLTLLLSGGDNALSNLQNVTIVAATPFLFVVIGLMFALVKDLSNDVIYLEYREQQKFNARLARERRVHNEHRKRELAAKRRKERKASAVGKRR